TGTTGATACCCCCCACGATGCGTATTCCCAGTCCAGCTCGTGTACCACTGATGATCACCTCCAGAAGCAAATCTCTATCTGCAAGAAAGGCCAGAGTCATCATTACCTTGaccagccccgcccccctTTTCTCCAGCTAGCTACCTACTTTCCCACACTTAGCACGTTAGCTAGATTTATATTATACACCTGAATGAtttagctagcttagctataACTCACTGTTCTTGGTAGCCATTTCAAGATAGACTTGTTCTTTTCTTTGAGCTAGCAGAGCTGTCCAACTAATGCATGTAATTTGTCCTCTGAATTTGTCTGCAGGGATTTGTGCCCCACCCCCTAACTAGATTTTGTCtagtaatgatattcatagctcaGTTTACTTCCTCAATATCATTAATTAGCATTTATTAGTGGTAAACATGTTTACCTGTTAACATAAATTTCTTTTCTTTCTGAAGTGCACACAAATTAACTTACAGAGAAATTGAAAATGGAAAAAGGAtgacacagtaaaaacatGCATTAAAATGAAGTAGTCATGTATGCATTGGATGCAACAAAAGATGCACTGTTCTGAGTAGTTACTGACTTTCTGCGAGGGTTTCTTCTGAGGCACTGAGCAGAGTAGATCTTAGGCAAGAACAAGAAACACGTACAAGCAATGGCGACGCTGCTCAAGGCCAAAACACGGAACACAAATGTCACCACTTGGTCTCCAACTCCCTCAAATATCAGTGACACCACCATCAGGAACATGAAACACACCACTGTAGTGTAGACAAACACGTTCACTGTTTTTGTGTCCTTGAAACTCTCCAATTGGATTTTTCTGGTTCGAATAGCGAGAAGTAGAACCATAGCCATGATGATCCCAGTGTATCCTAGCAACAGAACTATCCATATCGGGAAGAAGTCGAAGTATCGGCTCTTGCAAGATAACACAACACTAAAGAATGGCGTCTGTGTAGCACTCACAAAGGTGGTCTGTATGCCCAGTGTTGGAGTGTCAATAGCCATCCAGAAGGTGAGGATGATGACAGCAATGGAAACAAAGACTAGGATAGCCAATAGCATGGAGTAGTCACTCCACACCTTCCCCAGTTTAGAGTAATGGAAAAAAATTCGTTGGACGCGAAGTAGTCGCATCAACAAAGTTGCAAAGATCAGCTGAATACCAATAAAAAGGAGCCAATTTTCCAGCACACAGAATaccacaaactgttcatttgtgGCATAACTGTATCTAAGTGCAGTGAGTAGCAGTGATATGTCGAGCATGTAGCAAGCCGCAAACATGATCAGACCCAGCCCTGGACTGGTGGCTTTGATGTCCGGATCACTCCAATAGTAGCCAAATAGCAATAAAGTAGTTGTGTGGACCAGCACTAGTATCAACACCAGAGCCATAGTAGCAATAGGAAGTGCATAGTGTATTTTGTTATCTTTGGATGAGAAGGTTCCTAGCATCAAAGGTAACTCAGTGTTATTAtctacaacaacaacaacacgtACAGATGTGGTTCGAGAGACTCCGTGAGTTTCACTGTTGAAACTAACAAGTCCACTTGCTCCATGAAATGGGGGCAACTTATCTAGTTCTTTCTTCAGTGTTTCAGTAACAAATGTCTTTGATTCCCTGGTAGAGTTCCGAAAACTATAGCCACTTAGTTGTGCTTGGTTGAGCATTGAGTTGTTGATAGCTAGAGCAAATGCCAACACAGAATCGTACAAAGCGTTGGCATGAATAATCCCGGGGTTTTTATCACACAGACTgttattatcattattcagTTCTTGTCTGTATCTCTCCAAGTAGCTGCTATAAGTGTAGTTGGTGTGTGAGAGGATGATAGCACTATTGCTCTCATCTCTGTCCGAGTGCTGCAACAAGATAACACCCACTAGAGCTCGCCTCATCTCAGTCTCATTGCAAGTGCTGATCGGCTCAACAAGGTCCTCATACGTGTGACTGTGGAATATCCATTGGTTACGTGGATACACAACCTCTGCTCCTCTTTCAGAGCTCAGTGAATTGCACAGCAGCTCTCTAGCCTCTTCGATAGTTACTGAAGCATAGATCATACGAATACCGTCACTATTGCTTACAATTGAGTCTAATATTCTCGGAACTTGTGTGGTGTCAAATTGAATCTCAAAATCGGTGATATTTACTCTGTTCCCCAACTTTGTATGGAGGTCCGTAGAAATGATGTCATGTTCAATAAAGAATGTTCCAATGTGTCTAATGACGGCCAGTCTGGTTACATTGTTTTGGTTAATCAAGCGAATCAGTTTATCGTTGAATACAGTCGATGGTGATGCAGTCTGATACAGTCTGTCAATTTGTACTTTCTCCCTGGCATTAGCTATACTGAGTGGGGACACAGTGCCAGAGGTTATCTGTAGGATATCGATCCCATCGTGTGAGGCCAGAGGGGACACACTGAGTACGGCTGAGGAACACATCATTCCCACCACTCCAACAACAGTGCGAGATCTACTTGTTAGTCCTGCCACAAAGTTAGCTAGTGTTAGCGAGAAGCTGTCATTACTGCATCTCGACGTCTCCACTGGCACTATCTCCAGTTGATATTCTGTAAGGATATTATTGTTTGCAATCTCTGCAGCTAGATGAGCAGCAGTGAGTAGCTCCCTCCCTCTGTCTACACAATCTTGAGCTGAGCCCTGACCCAGAGGTACCAATGCCAGTAAGTGGAGAGGGGTCTTGGCTGCAAAAGCTGTCAATAGCAGATGACTCAACAAGCACAATTTGATAAGCATTGTGAATTAACTTTGAACAAAGATGCTATAGCTACAAAcgactagatctatacattTATGACTGTACAAGTAGTGTATTCTCATGATAATACATTGCGCAGGAACCCAATGGTTTCAGCATTCCCACAACAGGATGTGAAACCATACAATAACTTGTGGGAAAGTTTTCAATTTAAAGTTTGTAACACATAGATCATAATGAAACTATTGATGAAAACCATTGATGTAAACATACAGGACAAAAGCCACACGGAGAGTCACAAATTACAAACAGTTACAGATAATTATCTAGTCTGTTTCATCTTCTTTGTTACGTCTAGATAAGAATATTTGTCTCTTGTCGACTTTTCTCTGCTGTTTCTTGGTCACTGTGGTGTCCAGCTTCACAGGTAGAGTCACAGGTGTATCTTCAGACACTCGCACAGTCACAGATCCTCCAGCGGTAGTAGTAATCGGCTCTGGTAGTTCAATGAGGTCCACAGGGACATGCAGCTGCAGGCATTGTCGGAAGGCCCTTGATACATGGTGCTCTGTCACCGGCATGTCTGCAGCCACACGAACCATCAACTCTTTATTTTCCAGGAATCGTGTTAAGTTCTCGGTCTCGCCAGCTTGAACTCCGCCCTTTTCCACAGTAAAAGCATTGTGGTCTTCAACGTTATAATGCGTGGCATATACAGCCATCTTTTGAGGTAGAAGGTGGTTTCTTCCATAGCCATGCTTCACTTGTACGATTTGACCTTTGATCCCGAGCTTGTGCACATCTTGTGTGAGAATAATGTCCAGTCTTGCTTTTCTGTTGGGCCTTTGCTTCCATTGCTTGGACTCACGCCTTGTACCGTAGCTCCTGAGAGACAAGGCCATTGTGCCAACCTTCTGAAAGCCACCAGAGAGGTTTCTTACTGGGAGACTTATAAGAGCCATTCTACTGGATATTGCCACGTGGGTGGGTATGATCACATGAGTAGTCTTGGCGAAAGATGGCGTCGTAGTCTTAAACAGTAATCAAGACTTGATTTTATACCTTTTGACAGTTAATGTAACTGTGTTTTATAGCTTATTTGGACCTACAAAGCGTAATCGAAGCCTAAAGAAGTGTTTTTGTTTCAAGATAAAGCTTTCTGGTACTATAAAGCGAGTCAAGGACTGGCGAGCGTACAGTGCCTGACAAAAGATCGTGTTTACAAAGCTTTCAAGAGACTTTGCTGGTGTTGAAGAGAGAGTGTGACTACCTGGAGATGAGCAAACAAAACAAGAGAGTGTAAAGAGGAGCTGAGCTGAGAGCTGTGAGGGAGGAACACGCCCACTCAATAATGACATCCTCCAACCCCGCCCACAAACCTGCTGAGGTACAATTTCATATGCAAATTATGTgtaaattaaattaaattgGCGATACGCGTTGGTTGCTATGGTGACTACCCTACTGTCCCCTGTAGTTGTATCGAGCTGACCTCATCAGTGCCATGAAGCTCCCAGACTCCACCCCCCTAGAGCCGGGATCATTCCTCACTATACGAGAGCCATGGCGGACAGAGTGGGAGTTCGGAGTACAGGTGTGGCTTCATCTTGGCAAGTCCCACGATCTTATAAGGAATTAGTTGCTATAGTCTGTAGGAAGTTAGTGTGTATGGTCAACTTGTGGCATATGTTTGTCCATTTATGAGTGTGTTTGttgcaggtgtgtgtgagccCAGGTCACATCCCAGGGCCTCAGTCAAGGTAAGATTATATAGCAGTGGAGTCCGAGGGTTTAATCATGTACTCTCTTGCAGTCGAGTGGAGACTGTGTCTACAGAGAGAACAGGAGACTTTGAGCTGTAAGAGTTGTCTATGGTACTATACAGTGACCTGTTAATCaaatgcccctcccccctagcCCCGAGGCCAAGCTGTGTGAGGGAACAGGGGAGTATCCTATGTATGACCTTGATGAGCTGGACCTCAACTGGCTGACTGCTGTGAACCAAAAGAGGAAGTTTAGAGGTATATGTaatgcgtgtgcgtgtg
This genomic stretch from Halichondria panicea chromosome 16, odHalPani1.1, whole genome shotgun sequence harbors:
- the LOC135350527 gene encoding uncharacterized protein LOC135350527; its protein translation is MLIKLCLLSHLLLTAFAAKTPLHLLALVPLGQGSAQDCVDRGRELLTAAHLAAEIANNNILTEYQLEIVPVETSRCSNDSFSLTLANFVAGLTSRSRTVVGVVGMMCSSAVLSVSPLASHDGIDILQITSGTVSPLSIANAREKVQIDRLYQTASPSTVFNDKLIRLINQNNVTRLAVIRHIGTFFIEHDIISTDLHTKLGNRVNITDFEIQFDTTQVPRILDSIVSNSDGIRMIYASVTIEEARELLCNSLSSERGAEVVYPRNQWIFHSHTYEDLVEPISTCNETEMRRALVGVILLQHSDRDESNSAIILSHTNYTYSSYLERYRQELNNDNNSLCDKNPGIIHANALYDSVLAFALAINNSMLNQAQLSGYSFRNSTRESKTFVTETLKKELDKLPPFHGASGLVSFNSETHGVSRTTSVRVVVVVDNNTELPLMLGTFSSKDNKIHYALPIATMALVLILVLVHTTTLLLFGYYWSDPDIKATSPGLGLIMFAACYMLDISLLLTALRYSYATNEQFVVFCVLENWLLFIGIQLIFATLLMRLLRVQRIFFHYSKLGKVWSDYSMLLAILVFVSIAVIILTFWMAIDTPTLGIQTTFVSATQTPFFSVVLSCKSRYFDFFPIWIVLLLGYTGIIMAMVLLLAIRTRKIQLESFKDTKTVNVFVYTTVVCFMFLMVVSLIFEGVGDQVVTFVFRVLALSSVAIACTCFLFLPKIYSAQCLRRNPRRKSVTTQNSASFVASNAYMTTSF
- the LOC135350574 gene encoding large ribosomal subunit protein bL9-like; protein product: MALISLPVRNLSGGFQKVGTMALSLRSYGTRRESKQWKQRPNRKARLDIILTQDVHKLGIKGQIVQVKHGYGRNHLLPQKMAVYATHYNVEDHNAFTVEKGGVQAGETENLTRFLENKELMVRVAADMPVTEHHVSRAFRQCLQLHVPVDLIELPEPITTTAGGSVTVRVSEDTPVTLPVKLDTTVTKKQQRKVDKRQIFLSRRNKEDETD